The DNA segment TATTCGGCCATAATCCGAAAACGGTACATCGATCGATGTTCGGACTTTTGGATAGCTTAGGCTTGATTCATCTGATCACCGATGAAATTTATCTTAAGAAGGATGTCGTGGTGCGCCTCAGTGCTTTTCCCTATACTATCGATATGGATAAACCGGGGAATAAGGAAGGATACATTGTACGCGATAAAGGCGAAGCAGACTATGCCATCCACCTCACACACGGATTTCTAACAGATAAAAAGCAGTTGGACACGATTCCGCATACCTTACTATCAGAGATTTCGGATACGGTAGCGGACATTACTTTCGGCGGGCACGTTCACTTTGGTTTTAAAACTCAGGAAATCGACGGTAAGTATTTTATTAACCCCGGTGCTTTGGTTCGGATTTCGAATGCACTGAACGAAATGAAACGCAAGCCGAAAGTGGTTCTTGTAGAGTTGACTGATCAAATTGTGATTCGAGAAATAGTGTTACAAAGTGCATTGCCGGGAGACCAGGTTTTAGATCGTTCGGAAATAGAACGGCATAGATTCAAAGCGGAACAGTTTGCAGATTTTAAATCAACAATTGAAACGTCGGCAAATTTAAAAGGGCTTGATGTATACGATATTTTAATTGATATCGCTAAAGCTGAGGCTATTGATAAAAAGGTACGAGATGAGGCTATTCGCAGAGTTCAGTTAAAGCAAATGGGAGAGGCTAAATTGTGATCTACATTACAAAAATTGAAATTGACAACTTTCAATCCCATAAGCACACGGTGATGGACTTTCATCATGGCCTTAATGTCATTGTGGGACGTTCAGACAGTGGCAAGACGGCTGTGCTGCGTGCTATAAAATGGGTTCTTTATAATGATCCTGCTCCGAGCAGTCTTTTACGACTTCAAGAAACGCAGATGAAAGTGAGTTTAAGCTTTAGCAATGGTGCTAAAGTCACACGTCTTTGGAGCAGTAACGGCAAAGAGAACAAATACATACTCAATCGTGCCGATGGGGAAGAATTAGTTCTTGAAAAATTCAATCGTGGTGTACCGGATGAAGTGATAGAAGAGATTGGTATTTCAAAAATTGATTTAGGCGGCCCGAAGTCGGAAGGTATTAACATTGGGGAGCAATTAGATGGACCTTTCTTGCTCACTGAGACGCCTTCTACACGTGCCAGTGCTATTGGTCGCTTGATTGGTGTCAATTTTATCGACGATGCACTCCGAGATGTCATCAAAGATATTAAAGGCAATTCAAGGCGTATTAAAGATCAAGATGACTTGGTGGCACATTTTAAAGAAGAACTCAGGAATTTTGAGAGTTTAGATGAAGAAATTAAGAATCTTGAACGTATCAAAGCCAAGCGGGAACAGCTTGCCAAATCTACCTCCTTATATCAGGAATTGAAGCAGCTTAAAACAGCTTATGAGACCAATATACATGATATAGACATGACAGAAGAGGCCATTGCAAAAATGGGTGATATCGACATGGTGGATTCGAAAATTAACAGAGTCTCTCAATGTCTGGAACGTAAAACGGAATTGACTCAACTTTATAGGGTGCTTCACAGCGTGTCAGAAGAGTTGGTTCATCTCAGCAACCAGTTACGCCATCTTAAGAATTTGGGAAAGACTGAACTGACATGGTATAAATTGAATGAAGAAGCGAGAACTGTAGGCGATTTAACCCTCCTTAAGATGAATTTAGATCAAGTCAATGAACGCCTAAGTATAGGAGAAAACTACCTCAAAAAATTTGAGACACTTGAATCCACACGATCGGTCCTTAAAACCACTGAAACTAAAATCAAGACATTGACGGAGCTTAAAACTTTGCATGATGCCATAACGTTGCTATGTGATGCACTTCAAACTGAAGAAGAAAGGTATTTGCTTCAAGTTCGAGAGTTGTCAGATACAGAGGAAAACTACGAAAATTTGTTTGTAGCCCTTGGTTATTGCCCGCTTTGTCATAGCAAGATAACGCAAGATCATTTTCACGGAGGTCAATATGAATGATGAAGAACGACTCACGGCTTTGAAAAAGGAAATTGAACGCCGCAAAGAAATGAAAAATAAAGCCGAAGGGCGATTGGAAAATTTAAAACTCCAAAAAGCGGAGATTGAACAGCGGCTGGAAGCTCTTCATATTCGTCCTGATGAATTGAATCAACACATTGATACACTTCAAAGAGAAATTAACAGTTTGTTCCAAGAGATTGAAGATGGTTTGCCGAAGCTATGACTTTAAATGAATTAGATGCTAAGATCGCTCAGTTAGAGCGCGCCATTCATATCAAAATAGGTCAGCAGGAAGTATTACAGCGTAATTTACAAGACGCGGAATCTAAAGTTGAGACACTACATGAAGAGAATGAGCTCTTATCACAAGTGGAGGTGCTGCTCAGTCTCTCGAGCGACTATGGTAGAGAACAGGCAAAGCTTCAAATAGAATCCTTAGTATCCAATTGTCTCAGCTTTATTTTTGAGACGGACATTTCATTTGTTATTGAGCTCACAGAAAATGGAAAGATTGCAGGTGCTGATTTTTATGTTGTGTCGAGTTATGACGGCTATAGCATAAAAACGAAGCCGGAGCTCTCGCGAGGTGGTGGCGTAGTGGATATTGTTTCCATTGCACTGCGTATTGCCATGATCGAAATATTTAAGCCTCATATTGAAGGTCCGCTGATTCTTGATGAACCAGGAAAACATGTGAGTGAAGATTTTATTTTTAATCTTGGTGAATTTCTTAGAAAGTCGTCGACGATGTTTAAGCGTCAAATTATCATGGTGACTCACAACAAATATTTGGCGCAAATATGCGATCGTTCCTTTTATGTAGAGCAGAAAAATGCAGTATCATCTGTCCAAGAGCTGACTCAGGACGTTTAATTTCTTGACGAACGGTAAGATAAGATATAAAATTAACACGTACTATATATGTACACATGATATACTAATAAATTTGAAACTTGAAAATTCAATAAGGAGGTGTGTTTACTTTGGAATTTCTATTTATTATTCTTGGTTTAATAATTGGGACTGCCATTGGCTTTGCCGTTCGAAAATATATTGCAGAAGGGAAAATTAATACTGCCGAAGCTCAGGCTATTAAGATTATCACGGATGCAGAACATCAAGCTGAAGCTAAAAAACGCGAAGTTCTTTTAGAAGCTAAAGATGAAATCCACAAATTGCGCTCAGATAATGAAAAAGAATACAAAGTTCGCCGTAGTGAGTTACAATCTTTGGAAAGTCGTATACTCAACCGTGAAGAAGCTGTACAAAAGAAAGCTGATTCCCTTGAAAGAAAAGAAGAAAAGTTAGTTGCACGTCTTGATGATGCTAAGATTAAGCAAGAACAAGCCAAAGCTCTTGTGGAAAAACGAGAACTGGAGCTGGAACGCGTTGCAGGTTTAACTGCTGAGGAAGGTAAACAAATTTTGCTCAGCCAACTGGAGTCTGAAATTACTCAAGAATCTGCACTGATTATCAAAGAAAATGAGCAACGCGTGAAAGAAGAAAGCACTAAGTACGCACAAAATGTGATTGCCCAAGCTATTCAGCGAGTGGCTGCTGATCAAGTTGCTGAAGCGACAGTCTCTGTCGTTCAGTTACCTAATGATGAAATGAAAGGTCGTATCATAGGTCGCGAAGGGCGCAATATTCGCAGCATTGAATCGTTAACAGGTGTTGATCTCATTATTGATGATACGCCCGAAGCGGTGGTACTATCATGTTTTGATCCGATTCGTAGAGAAATTGCTCGGGTGGCGTTGGAAAAATTGGTACAAGATGGGCGCATTCATCCGACGCGTATTGAAGAAACGGTTGAAAAAGCGCGTAAAGAAGTGGAAACACTCATCAAAGAGTCCGGTGAACAAGCAGCTTACGATGCTGGTGTTCACGGGTTGCATCCCGAAATTATCAAATATTTAGGGCGCTTAAAATATCGTACCAGCTATGGACAAAATGTGTTGAAACACGCTGTAGAAGTATCGAACATTGCAGGTATTTTAGCTGAAGAAATCGGTTTAGATCCTAAGCTTGCCAAACGTGGCGGTTTACTTCACGATATTGGAAAGAGTATTGATCATGACGTGGAGGGACCTCATGTGGATCTTGGTGTCGATATTGCGAGACGCTATAAGGAATCTGACGTTGTCATCAATTGTATCGAAGCACATCATGGTGACGTTGAGTTCAAATGTGTGGAAGCTATTCTTGTGACTGCAGCTGATGCCATCAGTGCGGCAAGACCCGGAGCTCGCCGTGAAACGGTAGAATCTTATGTCAAACGGTTGGAGAAATTGGAAGAAATTGCTACATCCTTTGATGGGATTGAAAAATCCTATGCTATCCAAGCGGGACGAGAAGTTCGCATTATTGTAAAACCTGAAGTTATTTCTGAAGCGGAAATTACGCTGACAGCTCGTAAAATTGTCAAAGAAATTGAAGCACAATTGGATTTCCCCGGACAGATCAAAGTCAATGTCATTCGGGAAACTCGCGCTGTCGACTATGCAAAATAAGTTAAAACCTGTCCATGAGACAGGTTTTTTTAATAAGGAGGAGCATGCAAGTCAATTATCTCGATGATTTTTTATCGTACTTATCTGTGGCGCGTGGTAGCTCGCCGACGACTCAAAAAGAATATTATTATGATATTCGGAAGTTTTTATGTTATATTTTGGTGAGTCATGAGATTGTCAATACGGCACAGTTAGAAGATGTGAATATTGATTCAGTGACATTGGATGTTTTAAAAGCTATTTCTAAACAAGATATTTATAACTATCTCACGTTCTTAGATCGGAAACAAAAAAATTCCAATCGAACAAAGGTTAGAAAATTATCAGCCATTCGAAGTTTTTTTAAATATTTAACAGGTGTTGTAGAAGTGCTGGATGTCAATCCCGCCGAAGATATTGAAGGTCCTAAAATCAAACGTACAGTGCCGATATATCTCACTTTGGATGAAGCTATTGCTATTTTAGATACCATTGATCAGGCCAAAGTGAAAGAACAGTATAAGCGACGCGATTATTGTATTGTCACTATCTTTTTAAACTGTGGACTGCGGATCTCAGAAATGGTTAGTCTTAATGTTATCGATGTAAAAAAAGATATGATTCGTGTCATGGGAAAAGGTCAAAAAGAACGTGAAATTTTCCTTAATGATGCTTGCCGTTCAGCTATTGATGCTTATCTTAAAGTCCGGCCGGAATCAAAAAGCAATGCGCTTTTTTTAAGTATGCGAAGAAATCGCATCAGTCCGCGCAGTGTTCAGCATATGGTGGCAAAATATGTTGAGGCTACCGGTTTAGATCCGAATAAGTATACCGTGCATAAATTACGTCATACTGCAGCTACCTTAATGTATCAACATGGCGGTGCTGATATACTCAGTCTTCAGGAGATTCTCGGACATGAAAGCGTACAGACAACACAGATATACACTCATGTCAATGATGCGCAGCTAAAAGAAACTTTGAAGAACAATCCTTTATCATCAGTCCATGCAGTATCAGATGCCCATTCTAAAAAATAAATGAACAAAGGCCTATAATTAGTCACAAAATTATTATTTTGTGACTAATTATAGGCCTTTGTTTCTTTTACATTGTTTTTGAGGACGCCTTTCCTATTTACTTACGGGTATTTCCAATATTTGACCTTGATGAATAATAGGATCTACATTATTATGCGTCATAATAGCCGCAACCAATTCTCTTTGATCCCAGGTATCGGCGTTGTAAACTTCAGCTATCGTCCATAGTGTTTCGCCGGCATTCACATAGTGTTCTATATAGTGTGTATCCTTAGCTAAAGTTGTACCATCTAAAGTTTCAATTTTAACTCCTGTTGTAAAAATAAAGATCAAGCTAAGAAATAAAAATGCACGTAATTTATTAATTTGATAGCGTTTGTGTGGTCTCATAATATCACCTCATAGAAAATATGTTCAGAACGAATGTTTAACATCATTGTAATAGAACGGATGTTTCTTGTCAAGAGTTTTCAAACATTTGTTTCAAATATTTGTTCTCTATGCTATAATGAGGTCAGGAGGTGTCTATGTACGAAGATTTAACACAACGAGAACGTGATGTTCTTTTCTATATTATTAAAGTAATTCAAACTAAGGGTTATCCACCTGCTATTCGAGAAATGTGTGACCAACTGAACATTAAAAGTACCTCAACAGCACAGGCCACCTTAAAATCTTTGGAATATAAGGGCTATATTCGACGGGATCCCACTAAACCGCGAGCTATTGAGATTTTAAATAGTAGTGATGATATTTTAATGACAAAAAAGAAAACAGTGGACATTCCTATTGTTGGGTGTGTCACTGCTGGTGAGCCGATTTTAGCTGTGGAAAATATTGAAGATACGTATCCTCTACCAATTGATTTTGCCAAAGACAAGGAACTCTTTATTCTCAGAGTCGTCGGAGAGAGTATGATTAACGCCGGTATTCTCGATGGTGATTTTGTCATTATTGAGAAACGTGACTTTGCACGCAACG comes from the Peptoniphilus equinus genome and includes:
- a CDS encoding metallophosphoesterase family protein, with protein sequence MKLLYFTDTHLRVTNPKNRLDNFYDTLKIKLNEVVDISLRENVDYILHGGDLFDRPDTPISLVSDFAKILLRFKAPIYIVSGNHDIFGHNPKTVHRSMFGLLDSLGLIHLITDEIYLKKDVVVRLSAFPYTIDMDKPGNKEGYIVRDKGEADYAIHLTHGFLTDKKQLDTIPHTLLSEISDTVADITFGGHVHFGFKTQEIDGKYFINPGALVRISNALNEMKRKPKVVLVELTDQIVIREIVLQSALPGDQVLDRSEIERHRFKAEQFADFKSTIETSANLKGLDVYDILIDIAKAEAIDKKVRDEAIRRVQLKQMGEAKL
- a CDS encoding AAA family ATPase is translated as MIYITKIEIDNFQSHKHTVMDFHHGLNVIVGRSDSGKTAVLRAIKWVLYNDPAPSSLLRLQETQMKVSLSFSNGAKVTRLWSSNGKENKYILNRADGEELVLEKFNRGVPDEVIEEIGISKIDLGGPKSEGINIGEQLDGPFLLTETPSTRASAIGRLIGVNFIDDALRDVIKDIKGNSRRIKDQDDLVAHFKEELRNFESLDEEIKNLERIKAKREQLAKSTSLYQELKQLKTAYETNIHDIDMTEEAIAKMGDIDMVDSKINRVSQCLERKTELTQLYRVLHSVSEELVHLSNQLRHLKNLGKTELTWYKLNEEARTVGDLTLLKMNLDQVNERLSIGENYLKKFETLESTRSVLKTTETKIKTLTELKTLHDAITLLCDALQTEEERYLLQVRELSDTEENYENLFVALGYCPLCHSKITQDHFHGGQYE
- a CDS encoding AAA family ATPase → MTLNELDAKIAQLERAIHIKIGQQEVLQRNLQDAESKVETLHEENELLSQVEVLLSLSSDYGREQAKLQIESLVSNCLSFIFETDISFVIELTENGKIAGADFYVVSSYDGYSIKTKPELSRGGGVVDIVSIALRIAMIEIFKPHIEGPLILDEPGKHVSEDFIFNLGEFLRKSSTMFKRQIIMVTHNKYLAQICDRSFYVEQKNAVSSVQELTQDV
- the rny gene encoding ribonuclease Y; this translates as MFTLEFLFIILGLIIGTAIGFAVRKYIAEGKINTAEAQAIKIITDAEHQAEAKKREVLLEAKDEIHKLRSDNEKEYKVRRSELQSLESRILNREEAVQKKADSLERKEEKLVARLDDAKIKQEQAKALVEKRELELERVAGLTAEEGKQILLSQLESEITQESALIIKENEQRVKEESTKYAQNVIAQAIQRVAADQVAEATVSVVQLPNDEMKGRIIGREGRNIRSIESLTGVDLIIDDTPEAVVLSCFDPIRREIARVALEKLVQDGRIHPTRIEETVEKARKEVETLIKESGEQAAYDAGVHGLHPEIIKYLGRLKYRTSYGQNVLKHAVEVSNIAGILAEEIGLDPKLAKRGGLLHDIGKSIDHDVEGPHVDLGVDIARRYKESDVVINCIEAHHGDVEFKCVEAILVTAADAISAARPGARRETVESYVKRLEKLEEIATSFDGIEKSYAIQAGREVRIIVKPEVISEAEITLTARKIVKEIEAQLDFPGQIKVNVIRETRAVDYAK
- a CDS encoding tyrosine recombinase XerC, which produces MQVNYLDDFLSYLSVARGSSPTTQKEYYYDIRKFLCYILVSHEIVNTAQLEDVNIDSVTLDVLKAISKQDIYNYLTFLDRKQKNSNRTKVRKLSAIRSFFKYLTGVVEVLDVNPAEDIEGPKIKRTVPIYLTLDEAIAILDTIDQAKVKEQYKRRDYCIVTIFLNCGLRISEMVSLNVIDVKKDMIRVMGKGQKEREIFLNDACRSAIDAYLKVRPESKSNALFLSMRRNRISPRSVQHMVAKYVEATGLDPNKYTVHKLRHTAATLMYQHGGADILSLQEILGHESVQTTQIYTHVNDAQLKETLKNNPLSSVHAVSDAHSKK
- a CDS encoding LysM peptidoglycan-binding domain-containing protein, with translation MRPHKRYQINKLRAFLFLSLIFIFTTGVKIETLDGTTLAKDTHYIEHYVNAGETLWTIAEVYNADTWDQRELVAAIMTHNNVDPIIHQGQILEIPVSK
- the lexA gene encoding transcriptional repressor LexA, yielding MYEDLTQRERDVLFYIIKVIQTKGYPPAIREMCDQLNIKSTSTAQATLKSLEYKGYIRRDPTKPRAIEILNSSDDILMTKKKTVDIPIVGCVTAGEPILAVENIEDTYPLPIDFAKDKELFILRVVGESMINAGILDGDFVIIEKRDFARNGEKVLALIDDTSTIKTFYKEKDGFRLQPENDFMEPIYVKDLQILGIIVGLYRVM